A segment of the Zalophus californianus isolate mZalCal1 chromosome 3, mZalCal1.pri.v2, whole genome shotgun sequence genome:
CTtccccatttatttttcattcttattttgtaaCACAAGCCTGGGCTGCCTCCTTTGGATCTGGGATCTGTCTGGATTTACTTTGGATTTGGTATCTGATTTTCAGATTGTTTAGGCAAATACCACTACTTCCTTCACTTGATTTTGTTTGTCCTTTTGATCTTTTGATTTTGACCCACCTGTCTCTGTTCACAGTGTGCAGATGGTTACTGCTTTAGTGGAGCTAGTGTAACTAGTGACCTCCCTAGTTGATAATGCTTGGGCATGTGTAATGGTGTTTCACAGGAGGCATCGTGGTACAGTGTTTGGATTCAAAACAGTTAAGGACTACTGCTACCACAGGATCTTTAAGATCTCTAGCATCATCACAACATGGAGATTGTTTCTGCTGGACCAAAAGAGGGCAGAGAAGAAACCCTTATTTTTGCCTTGAGTGTTCAGATACATAGAAGACATGTTGGCTCGCATGGCTCTACTCACAGGTAAGAACCACTGGCAACATTCACTGTGgccaaaaagaaagaagcagataTCCCAGGGCAGGTCAAATTGGAGACGAGAATTACACTGAGGAGGATATAGACCTGTCCAGCCCAGAGCTTGTTACCTTAGTGTGCCATTACAAATTCATTGTGAGTAATTAGTATGCATAGTAAATTACATGCCATTCTCAACAGATCCTGTGACATCTTAGCAAAATGTTTCCTTCCTGCCAGAATGAAAGACAATCTCATCACCCACTCTCAGGATCCGGTTGCCTCTGGGACTTCTCATGACCAATTGCCCTCTCTTCTGTGTCTTCAACCCCTTGCTTTGTGTCGATCTCCTTCCCATCAGCTCTTAACACATCCCAGTcccttccattttaaaaagctttatatCACTTGCAGAGTAATCTTTGCATTCTGAGAGTAGTGCCCTTTATCTGTAGTTAGACCACTGACCAGAGCCTACAAGAGTGACCTTGCCCTGGTGTCTGCCAAAAAACTGCTCATGACCTGAATGACCAATTGCAACATcaataatttgaaaatgtttgagGCCATAATGCAATGCTAGGACCCACAACCCATATGCCTCTAATCTTGTTTGCCTTGATTCCCTGCTTGCTTTGGTCATCCTCAGAAGTCCAAGCCTCTGCAGACATTCATTACTACCTGAAATCTCCTTTATGTTCTCTTTATACCCTTAATCTGTCCCAATCTGCAGCCTTCCCTTCCATTCCTGTCACTGCTCTGTGATTGGCCATCTCCCCTCCATCTTAGTCAGCTCAAGCTGATATAATGAAGTACCATAGATTGAGTGTttaaacaatacacatttatatctcacagttctggaggctggggaatccaagatcaaggtgctgatATATTCTGTTCCTAGTGAGAGCTTTCTTCCTAGCTTGTGGatagctgccttctcactgtgtcctcacatagaaGAGAGAATGAGCTCCAGTCCCTCCCTCCTCTTAGAAAGGTACCAATTCCATCATGGGGGGCCCCCACTCTCATAGCCTCACCTAAACCTAATCACCCCCCAAAGTTCCACCGCCAAATACCATCTcattggggattaggacttcaacatgaattttggagggacacgaACATTCCGTTCGTGGCCCCCCACCCCTAATGCATTCCTTCTcccataaaaaatacattaattccaTCCtaacatccccccccccaccaatctCAACTTATTCCAGCGTTAACTCTAGAGTATAAAGTCCAAAGTCTAAATACTATCTAAATCAGAATGGGTGAGACCCAAGGTACAATTCATCCTGAGGCAAAGTTCTCTCCAGCTGTGAACCTGTGAAACCAGGTAAGTCATGTACTTCCCCAATACAATGGTAGGACAGTCATGGGATAGACATTCCCATTTCAAAAAGGAGGaatagggaagaaggaaggggtgaTGGGTTCTAAGCAAGTAAACATCATTAGATCTAAAGGCTCAAGATACTCTTTGTTTCAGTGCTCTGCTTTCTGGACCCAGTGGGTGGAGGTCCTCCTGCCTCTGTTGCTCTGCTGGGCAAGGGTCATATCCCCAAGGTGACCGCCATCTTGCCAGTTGAAACTGAGGCAATGGCCCTCTTCTCTGAAACTGAGGAGGCAGCTCTGATGGTGTCTGAATTGCCTTTGGGGTCATTATTCACTTGTCTTGAATGGAATTCATTCATACTGGAATGGTCATGGATCTATAGGAGCTAAGAAATCTGACAGCCTTCTTCCAATTTGTTCCATATCCTTCTCCaccatcaaatattttttttttttttttaacattctttcaaCTAGTGGCTTCTACCAGATGTCTGGCAGGTGACTGAGGAAATTGCTTCCCCTAGAGCCCTCCAATCGGAGGCACTGTTTTTCTCTCTAGTGCACCACATACTTCTGAACCACATGGTGGGGCAGGTGTCCTCTTAATTCTAATCAGCACTTCTGGATCGttggcctcttttccttccttcctgtctttctttcttcctctcctcctccctcccttccttccttccttcctcccttccttccttccttccttccttccttccttccttccttccttccttccttcctttctctctctcccactttctccctctctctctctctctctctccctgaaaaaGTCCATGCTCACACTATTGGATTCTACCATGGTATCAGAGTCCCAGCAAGGAAACAGCACACTCAAAGTAGGAACATTCAAAGAAGGCTTTAAAAAGGGAGcattcagaaaaatacaaacaggGTGTAGAGAAACCATGCAGAATAGTGGCAGGAACCTGGAGCTAAAACCAGAGGTCACctcaaaggaggaaagaaggagttATTATCAGAACCCAGAATGGGAGACTTGTAGGATTGGCTGCCTTGAGTGATTGGTGACCTTCAGCCAAGGGACAGTCAGCCTGATCCAACCTGGGGAATAAATATTCAGGCCTCCCTGCCTCTAGTCTCCTGAGAGGCTCTCCAGTGTTGAACCAGAAACCAGAGGGCAAGGGATCCCCTTGAAGTATTGCATCTGGGAGTGTCTGGGGCACAGAACAAGTGCAGGGTTGACCTGATGGGCAGATGGTCTCCAGCCAGTGTAATcgttttcctctctccctctttgctttATACTGATCTCCTGGCCTCTCTCCCTCATTCACTGAGAGCTTCCTCACTAGAGCTTTCTGCTTCTTCCTGACTCATATCACCCTTCCCAGTGACTTGGACATCCTGGGACATGTCCTATCGGGCATGCTGGCTTCTCAGTTCCTTGACCAATATTTCTCCAAtcatcttttccttccctcccctgccaaaCTTCCACTCCCACAGTCCAACCGGGAACTTGTCATTGGGAGAAACTGTACTGACACTGAAATCCTCAATTTCTCCCAATTCGGCAACCACCTCCCTTCCTAACAGCTCATGGACTCAAATACTCTTACTGTAACAATTCTTATCAATTAATTATCTCCAGTTAATCTACCCCAATACTTTCTATCTAACACCCCCCTCCTGTTTTCACGGTCTTCCTTGTGCAACTCAGAGCCCATGGCTTATCATCATTATTCCTCTCTTGCAATCTCCTTAACCTTTTCTTTGCTCCTTGTGTCATTTTTGCCTGGTAAAATCCCAGTCTGTGATGACTCAACCATCCAACCACAAGTTCTGTGCTTACATACAGACAGATGCTCATTGCAGGAGGAAAGAGATGCAGTCAGGCCAACtggtttccttttaaagaaatcatacaaaattcCAAGGGGACACTTGACTCTGACAGACAACTAACCTGGACTTGTTTTATAAATTGCTTTCTCACGTTTTGAGTTAactgttttgttccttttcttttctccataaaTTTTTCATTCCCCCTTCTTATACTTTCATCCGCACTCTTAACTTGGATTCATATTTCCCTTAAACATCGAAATCATTAGTTagaaatttttccatcttttcacttcCAAGTCCAGAAACACTCCAATCCTTCATTTGGGCTCTGCATCCCATCACTTTTAGctctctcatatttttttaatatatactttttagatttatttattttaggggggagagagagagagggagagagagagcaagcaagcagggagagggcagggggggagagagagagagagagagagagagagagagagagagagaatccctaagcagactccatgctgagcacgaagccccaagtggggcttgatcccaggaccctgagatcatgtcctgagcctaaatcaagagttgtccactcaaccgaatgagccacccaggcgcccctctctcatATCCTTTGATTCTTGGATTCTCATACTCACCCTCCAgctttgcttgtttctttctctttgaagtgGACCATCCCACAGGAATATTATCCTCTGAGGGTACTAGAGTCACTCTTCTgactttccctttcctcccactCTCACTTATTTCTCTACCCCCTTTCCTTTGTTTTGGCTCCCTACGGGccactttatcattttcttctccctACTTGGTAGCTTTTCCTCACGCTCCTTCCCTGGAATCTCCTGCAAGGAAGTGAGGCTATAAAAGCCAGGAGAGTAGTTACTTTTGGAGGGAGAGAGCTGTGATTGGTATCAGACACACTGGGGGCTACTGGGAGCTACTAGGGTTCTTTTGATCTGTGGAGTACAAGAGTCTGTACTTCATAATAATTCACAAAGCTATGCCAATTAAGTAAGTAACATTAAAAACTTATTCATACAAATTtgctcattattttctcttttcatccttttaatgtctgcAAGATCTGTGGTGATAgccctttcttcatttttaacattatatggatgcatgggtgtgtgtgtgcttctccTTTTATTTTGGGGGATCAGAGTTTATCAGGTTTGTCAGTTTTTCAAagctttgttgatcttttttagtttataattatttttcttagtttattttttatattccatcttactgatttcatttcatcgtcccccccccccaggttaTCTGGGCAATTTACTATtcttttactgaatttctgtgaTTGACTCTTAGCTCATTAAAATTtcagcctttcttcttttccaatataaacattttaggttataaatttccttccatttttcattACCATtagttgaatatatttttttaaagatgtatttattttattttttaattttttagaagattttattttattttagagagagagtgtgtgcgcggagggagaggggaggggcagagaggcagtgagagaatTTTGAGCAGATGTCCCACTgaactgagtgtggagccagaggcgaggctccatcccacaccccgagatcatgatctgagccaaaatcaagagtcccacattcaaccaactgagtcacccaggtgccccactagttgaatatttttaatttccattgcAATGTCTTCTTTCACCGTGGGTCACTTAAATGTGTATTTCTGAATTCTAATATATGCAGATTATACTTATTTGTTGTGATTTATTTCTTGATTAATTACACCGTGATTAGAGAACATCCTGTGTAgtattttatatctttgaaatttgttaagactttCTTTGTGCCTTAGCATATGGCCAAATTTTATAAAGGTTTCAaacttgtttgaaaaaaagatatAGCCTTCATTGCTGGGTGCAGGgttatatatttatagatctgTCTCCATTAGTTAATATTAATTATGCTGTTTAAATCTTATATATGCTTAttgttgttttgtctgttttgttgacAGTGTTAAAATCTTCCATTATGATTGTGTTTCTCACCTTTccttgtatatgtgtatattttaaatttaattctatgtatttaatttaatttatttattattgtaatttttaaaatatatgtatatttttaaaaatttctggagCCACAATAACATGTATACACAAatgtaaaatttgttttatgtttctgatAAATTATACCTTCTATCATTATGAAAAAAACTTTCTTTAGTTTAATGTCTGCATGGTACATCTTtcttattattattgctttttttcctctgagttcTTATGTTGCATGTCTCTTATGAATAACTTAAAGCTGTtatcattgttattgtttttttatacaATCTGCAAGTCTATACAATCTGAATCTTTTCATCCACTTACACTTAATATAATTAGCAATATATTTGGGTTAAAATTCTCCCTTATTATGTATATTCTATTTGTTGAACctattttatgtgtcttttgttttttcctttttacctctTTTTGGATTGATAATTTTTATgatcatattttttcattatttgaagTTATAcactatttttcttaattaatacTCTGGAATTTATACTATGCATTCTTAACTTATTAAAGTCTAACGTTActtgatatttttcctttcctccaggaAAACATAAGCATGTGAGAAGACATTTTCTCCATGTATCCCCTACCTGCTCAAAACTATGGCCATTATGGATTCGGCGGCCGCCACTGAGCAGATCGGACGTCACTTGAACGCGCACCTCGTTCCGCAGCTTCCTCTGCAACCATGTCTGACAAACCCGATATGGCTGAGATTGAGAAATTCGATAAGtcgaaattgaagaagacagaaactcAAGAGAAAAATCCACTACCTTCAAAAGAAACGATTGAACAGGAGAAGCAAGCAGGCGAATCATAGTGAGGCGCGTGCCGCCAATATGCACTGTACATTACACAAGCATTGCcttcttattttacttcttttagctgtttaactttgtaagatgcAAAGAGGTTGGATCAAGTTTAAATGACTGTGCTGCCCCTTTTCACATCAAAGAATCTGAACTACTGACCAGGAACCCCAAGCCTCCTTTCCATCTGCCTGTCTGGCTGGCAGGGAGGGAAATAACGTATGCTCGTGAAGGAAGCTGGGTGAGACCACCAGTAACATTAAGTTGGCCCAAGGTATCTGGCAGGCTGTACAATGCAGTTTAATCAGAGTGCCATTTTTTTCTTCgtatgattttaattattggaatgcacaattttttaatatgcaaataaaaagtttaaaatgtgaaaaaaaaaactatggccattatgtgttttatttctctttgaatagaaaataaatccCATAAGACATTATTGTTACTTGTTTTAGTGTTTATTTAGATTAAGTGTTTTGCTTATCACTTTATTTACTCTTCATTTCTTCTAGCATCTCTGACCTTCTATTATGTgagcattttatttcttcctggagAGTGCTATTTGTTGCTTTCTTTAATTTATAACCTTCTCTATGATTCTTAGCCGTATATTTGTCTGTCTGTGTAATGTGCTGCGTAGATATTTCTTTCCAGTTCAAAGTCTGAAGTCTGGCTTGATCTGCTCTTAAACCTGTATCTCTAGTTCTTAATTTCCATTGACTATTTTAATTATAGAATCCAGCATacttttatttctagttcttaTGTCATTTCATGTTTTTTCAGTTCCCTGATAAAATTTGCAAGCTTGGCTTTTATGTCTTTTGGTAATAGTAAGTATATTTCTTTGACTTGTTAGGTTTTAATGATAGATTCTAACATTTTCCACCAAAACCTAGCTCTGCTTCCTGCCTGAGAATTATACTTACGTATCATGTGTGACCATGGtagcagaagtgatgtgtgtcacTTTGAGGCAGAAGTTTTTAGAGTCAGTACATGCTTCACATGCTCTTCTTCCCTTTTGCTGTGATGTTTCGGAAAGTGCCTCTTCTTATCAGCCTGCAACCCAGAGTGAGGACGATAATGATGGGGATCAGTGCCACCATCCTATTTGTGATGGACATATAAATGTGGCACAGAAATAAAcatgtgttgtttgaagccactgaaATTCTAGGGTTGTTTACTCCTGCAGTGTAATCAGATCCATCTGACTGAAACAGAAATTAGAATCAGGACTGGAGTGCTATTTTAATGAACAACCTTGAATATGTGGCTTTGGTTTATAGGCTAGGCACTAGTTTGCAAAGAAACTGGTAATGGAGGTTAGAAGCATGGTAATCCATGTTATGTAGTGGCAAATTACTTAGTAAAATGGTTGCCTGTGTTAACTTAGAAGGCAAACTGTATGCCCAATAAATCCGTAGCTTTGTGGGAACACAAACTTATAGGAGCATGCATTGCTGCTCTTGACTGCATTTGAAAGTTCATCACAAGAAAGAGACAAGATCAGAACAATGTTGGCTGATTTGCaagcaagaatgaaaaagaatagagatCGCCTACGTATTCAGGGACCTGTAGGTTGACAAGAAAAATACATCTCAAACTGAAGCATCACAAGATAAAATTGAGAAATTCTTGGAATGTGAAAGGCTAATGAAGACTCAGTCTTAAGGTAAGGATCAAATATAGAGCATGTTTATCACACTGGTTGTTAAAATTTTGGAAGAGATTAACATTCTCCCAGTAAATACTTTCAGTTGGACAAAATGGCTCAAGAAAAGGAGACTGTGTGTGGCTTTCCCACTGATGCCTTATGAACACAAGGTAGCTGCACTTAAGCTGGCTATGGGGCATGGAACAAGAAAACTGATCGGAAAAAATAGATGACAAGATGCTTAAGTTTTTGAGAGAATTATACAACACAAAGAAGCACCAACTTGGACAGAAAGAGACTATGATTGATACTTAATAAGCCACTTAGACACCTGCTGTTTATTCGTAatttgaaacctaatccccaatgtgatggcatttggaggtggggcctttggaaggtgattaggtcataaggacTGAGACCTCATGAATGAGATCCaagcccttataaaagagaccggAGAGAGACCCCTTCCCCCTTCTGCCTtgtgaagacacaggaaaaagacAGATGTCTATGAATAAGGAAGAGGaacctcaccagacactgaatctgccagcgcCTTGATCGTGGAGTTCCCAGTCTCCacaattgtgagaaataaatttctgtttacaggccacccagtctgtggtgttctgTTAGAGCAGCTCGAACAGCCCGAAACAACACCCATACTTCCATCAGAGAGAAGCTGGCTGAGAAGCTGGGCTCTCAAGGAAGGCATATTCTTCAATACTCTCTCAAGTTGTGGCCAAGGACAGTAATAGAAAAAGGGAGGCCCTCTGCTGGGCTGAGCCAAGGGGCATGGAGGACAGTGGGCTGGGAGGTACCACCAGAGAGCAGAGCACATGCCACCCCCAGTAGTTGAAGTCCTCATGGCTTCTGCTCAGCAAGATTTTGAATTTGCTATTTACTagtgacttctctctctctctctctctctgtgtgtttctcaatttctctctctttttttcctctttcagtaaAAGCAAGTGTACCAGTATTATCCTTTCCCACTATCTTTTGGCAGTGTGAGAAGCAGATACTTTGTCTCTTTAGTTCCTGAGTCTCCAGATCAAGAAAAGCCACATCTAGATCTGATGTAGAAACTATGGTGTATCGCTCAGAGATCCTGGCTTTGAGCAGTGATTGGATGGAAGTTTTGGATGTCTCCCTTGGAGAGGGGTTGAGTGTACTCAgcctggagaaaggagaggaaaacagaTATTTGGTGTTGGGCAGGGCAAACCTGAAACATTATATTACTAATGACCAATCTCTGGCTTCCCGTCTTGTGGGAGGATTATACTTCGCTGCATTATCAAACCCAGGTAGGGTCATAAGAATTACAATAGGCCATGTGAGTGGAAGTGATGTGTCTCCTTTCTAAGAGGAAGCTTCTAAAGCTAGTCCATGCTTTTCCAGCTCTTTCTTTTCCTGCCACAGTTACTGGAAGTATTCCAGATAGAAACTACCCTTCCATACCAGGCAAGTTTTCAAGGTCGAGTACTGCATTGGGGATTTAATGTACAGTATCCTGTGTATGACTGCAGCTTGTGAGGACCGGGAATGCCATTGGTTTTGGTCTGGACAGTGGTCCTGGCAGGTCCCGCAGGGAGGCAGCCATTAGGCAGAATGAGGGAGAacggagaggggagagaaacaaaaatctaaacaaaaatctTCCTGCTCACCTTCTAAAAGCCTAAATTCCAACACACATTTGAACCGTATGCTGAGAATAGCCACTaacaaaatcaacagtcagaatGTAAATTTAACCCACATGACGTTTACTTCATAAGACAATCTGACAGAGACTTTAATGTGAGTATGCTTAAGATGcttaaatagagaaataaaaacacagcttACATGAGGCATGCACAAGAAATCATGAACCAAACACATAAAGTAAGAAAGGATCAATATTTTCCATATTAGAATttccaggaaaagagaagaagatggtaaagaataaatatctgaagagagaaagaattttggaATTGAAGAAGAGCATACACTGCATAAAATAGGCTCAATAGAGACAAACCTACCCATAAGCGCATCACAGAGAAACTGCAGatcatcagagaaagagaaaaatcttaagagtTATCAGAGAGTGAAAATTAGCCATGTTCCAGGTCCTATGGAAGTCTCAACACACCGTATTCTCAGAGCACATTACTTTCAAGTGAgaataatgataaaaggaaataatacaggAACCAAGGacagaaagataataaaaaaggtagaaattttaatagatgaacaattaaaagacagagcTTATAGATTATTAGGATAAGTGaatagcaaataaatgaatagcttaaaataaaaatacactttatGATGTTTTCCCCCAAAGCCTAGTTTTAAACATACAAATACAACATTGCAGAGAGCAAAGGGTTAATGAAGCACTTTGCTCATGACTTGCTGGTGAACTTGCTCATTTTCCATAATTCCAATGTGGATGGAGGTggtggagaggaggaaagagaaatggtGTGTCGGCCttagaaaaactatttaaaaaccaaaccTGATAGGATTCTACTCAGTCCCATTTTGTGGAAATGGTCCAAACCTGTCCCACATCCTTACTTCCCTGAAGCCAGTGATTTCAAAAACCACAAAATCCCTTTTGCAGGCAGCACTAGTCTCTTAGTTACTTTTCAGACGTGACAAAAATGGTCAATTTAGgaaaaattaaactcaaatagttttgtgtatgtgtgtgttcatgcaAGTTGcatgttggagagagagagagggagagagagagagagagagagagacgattAACTGAGATGGCTggaatttttaaacattcattgGTCAGTCTCACGTAGACAGAGCCAAAATGTTTTAGTGATGCAGATTTTCCCATACATCTAGAGGCTGGCCAAATTTCTAATGAATTGGCTGGTTAAATGCTGGAGATAAAATCGGCAGGCATGCATGATacagatttgcaaatattttgtaaataaatagaaCTATTAATCCTCAAATACATTAGATACAGACCAGCGGCCCAGTCCGCTTCAGGTCGACTGCCATTCAATGCTGAGTTTTGTATGTTTTAGATACATATTCTTCCTGTGCAGAAATCAACACATAAcaagtgggagagatggggtgctTGAGAATAGACTCTGTTGCAAAGATTTCAATACATCCAGTGATTAGCACTCAGGTTTTAAGGAACAACAAAATAACTTATTTAGAATATCATCAGACGCATTGTCCTCTGGGCTAACCAGATAGAAAAAGGTGGAAAATGAGCCCCAATCTAAATTTCAAACTTTGTACTATATTCAAAAGTTAACCAACCGTTCCTTCTGAATCTGAGTCTATCTTCTTTGATCAGTCTTACGTGCCTCAACACTCTCTTCTTTAGAGAAGAGTCTCCTTGGTCTCATGGGACCTTCTCGTGGGTCTCCTCGGTCTTCACATGTCCTAGGCGGGAAGGCCAAGAATCCAGAGCTCTGtgtgaatcagaaaaaaattagaaaaaggcaCTCCTTTTAGGCCGACGATCAGAAAA
Coding sequences within it:
- the LOC113920131 gene encoding thymosin beta-4 encodes the protein MSDKPDMAEIEKFDKSKLKKTETQEKNPLPSKETIEQEKQAGES